In Ochrobactrum sp. Marseille-Q0166, a single genomic region encodes these proteins:
- the clpA gene encoding ATP-dependent Clp protease ATP-binding subunit ClpA codes for MPSFSPGLERALHQALTIANERHHEYATLEHLLLALIDDQDAGAVMRACNVDLEHLKRIVTDYIDRELDNLVTGYDEDSKPTAAFQRVIQRAVIHVQSSNREEVTGANVLVAIFAERESHAAYFLQEQQMTRYDAVNYISHGISKRTQGSETRTPRGAESPTEDRSSVEQEEGSKKKQDALTAYCVNLNEKAKSGRIDPLIGRDSEISRTIQVLCRRSKNNPLYVGDPGVGKTAIAEGLAKRIVEGDVPEALADATIFSLDMGTLLAGTRYRGDFEERLKQVVKELEDYPGAVLFIDEIHTVIGAGATSGGAMDASNLLKPALSSGAIRCIGSTTYKEYRQFFEKDRALVRRFQKIDVNEPSIPDAIEIMKGLKPYFEDFHKVKYTVDAIKSAVELSARYISDRKLPDKAIDVIDETGASQMLLPENKRKKTIGVKEIEATIATMARIPPKSVSKDDEQVLAHLESELKRVVYGQDLAIEALSSAIKLARAGLREADKPIGSYLFSGPTGVGKTEVAKQLASSLGVELLRFDMSEYMERHTVSRLIGAPPGYVGFDQGGLLTDGVDQHPHCVLLLDEIEKAHPDLFNILLQVMDHGSLTDHNGKKIDFRNVILIMTTNAGAADMAKAAIGFGSTRREGDDMEAINRLFTPEFRNRLDAIVPFGPLPVPVIHQVVQKFVLQLEAQLAERGVTFELTEPAIAWLADKGYDERMGARPLARVIQEHIKKPLANEVLFGKLKHGGTVRVDVTTKDDGKTDLALETVSDKPVTPKKDIPAEKKQPVRKKIAPKRAEKEKVLAGKDEAAPKPATKASTAKSSVPKVPRKK; via the coding sequence ATGCCATCGTTTTCTCCCGGCCTTGAAAGGGCGCTGCATCAGGCGCTTACCATCGCGAACGAGCGGCATCACGAATATGCGACGCTCGAACACCTTTTGCTTGCGCTGATCGACGATCAGGATGCGGGCGCAGTGATGCGCGCCTGTAACGTCGATCTCGAGCATCTCAAACGGATTGTGACCGATTATATAGATCGAGAGCTGGACAATCTGGTCACAGGCTATGACGAGGATTCAAAGCCGACGGCAGCTTTCCAGCGCGTGATTCAACGTGCCGTTATTCACGTCCAGTCTTCAAACCGCGAAGAAGTTACCGGCGCAAACGTGCTGGTTGCCATTTTCGCTGAGCGCGAAAGCCATGCTGCTTATTTCCTGCAGGAGCAGCAGATGACGCGCTACGATGCCGTCAATTATATCTCGCACGGTATTTCAAAGCGCACACAGGGCAGCGAAACGCGTACCCCACGTGGCGCTGAAAGCCCGACCGAAGACCGTAGCAGTGTAGAACAGGAAGAAGGTTCAAAGAAAAAGCAGGATGCTCTTACAGCCTATTGCGTCAATCTGAACGAGAAAGCCAAATCAGGTCGTATTGATCCACTGATTGGTCGGGATAGTGAGATCAGCCGTACAATTCAGGTGCTCTGCCGTCGCTCCAAGAACAACCCGCTTTATGTGGGTGATCCGGGCGTTGGTAAAACCGCGATTGCCGAAGGTCTTGCAAAGCGTATCGTTGAAGGCGATGTGCCGGAAGCGCTTGCTGATGCTACCATCTTCTCGCTCGACATGGGTACGCTGCTTGCTGGTACGCGCTATCGCGGCGATTTTGAAGAGCGATTGAAACAGGTTGTGAAAGAGCTCGAAGACTATCCCGGTGCGGTGCTGTTCATCGATGAAATTCACACCGTCATCGGTGCCGGTGCCACTTCAGGCGGTGCGATGGATGCATCAAACCTGTTGAAGCCAGCGCTTTCTTCGGGTGCAATCCGCTGCATTGGTTCAACGACATATAAAGAATATCGTCAGTTCTTCGAGAAGGACCGCGCATTGGTGCGGCGTTTCCAGAAGATTGATGTCAATGAGCCATCGATCCCGGATGCGATTGAGATCATGAAGGGGCTAAAGCCGTATTTTGAAGACTTCCACAAGGTCAAATATACGGTTGATGCCATCAAGTCGGCCGTTGAGCTTTCTGCACGCTATATCTCCGACCGCAAGTTGCCCGACAAAGCCATCGACGTGATCGATGAAACTGGTGCAAGCCAGATGCTTCTGCCAGAAAACAAGCGCAAGAAGACCATTGGTGTCAAGGAAATCGAAGCAACCATTGCCACCATGGCGCGGATACCGCCGAAATCTGTCTCAAAAGATGACGAGCAGGTGCTCGCACACCTCGAATCAGAATTGAAGCGTGTTGTCTATGGTCAGGATCTGGCGATTGAAGCGCTTTCCTCTGCGATCAAGCTTGCCCGTGCAGGTTTGCGGGAAGCAGACAAGCCAATCGGCTCCTATCTGTTCTCCGGCCCAACAGGTGTCGGTAAGACGGAAGTGGCCAAACAGCTTGCTTCTTCGCTTGGCGTCGAACTGCTTCGTTTCGACATGTCGGAATATATGGAGCGTCACACTGTATCGCGTTTGATCGGCGCACCTCCCGGCTATGTAGGTTTTGATCAGGGCGGCCTTCTGACCGATGGTGTCGATCAGCATCCGCATTGTGTGCTGTTGCTCGATGAAATCGAAAAGGCGCATCCAGATCTCTTCAACATTCTGTTGCAGGTTATGGATCATGGCTCACTTACCGATCATAACGGCAAGAAGATCGATTTCCGCAACGTGATTTTGATCATGACCACCAATGCCGGTGCCGCTGATATGGCAAAGGCTGCGATTGGTTTCGGTTCGACACGGCGCGAAGGTGACGACATGGAAGCGATCAACCGGCTGTTCACGCCGGAATTCCGCAACCGTCTCGACGCAATCGTTCCATTCGGCCCGCTGCCGGTTCCGGTCATCCATCAGGTCGTTCAGAAGTTCGTGCTGCAGCTCGAAGCACAGCTTGCAGAACGTGGCGTGACATTCGAACTGACCGAGCCTGCTATCGCATGGCTTGCTGACAAGGGTTATGACGAGCGCATGGGTGCACGTCCGCTAGCGCGCGTCATTCAGGAACACATCAAGAAGCCATTGGCCAATGAAGTGCTGTTCGGCAAGCTCAAGCATGGCGGTACGGTTCGCGTCGATGTGACGACAAAGGATGATGGCAAGACCGATCTTGCTCTTGAGACTGTTTCCGACAAGCCGGTTACTCCGAAGAAGGATATTCCGGCTGAAAAGAAGCAGCCCGTGCGCAAGAAGATAGCGCCGAAGAGGGCTGAAAAGGAAAAGGTTCTTGCTGGCAAGGATGAGGCCGCGCCAAAACCTGCCACCAAGGCTTCGACGGCGAAATCGTCGGTTCCTAAAGTGCCGCGTAAGAAATAA
- a CDS encoding AzlD domain-containing protein: protein MNWNSYSDWWWPLVFILLAGALPTYIFRVMGVIVGGRIREDSEVLVFVRCVATALVAGVIAQLILYPNGELANSPMWLRIGSAAAGFIAYLIAGKRLLVGIMVAEALLIAGLLSL, encoded by the coding sequence ATGAATTGGAACAGCTATTCCGATTGGTGGTGGCCGCTTGTATTTATCCTGCTTGCAGGTGCACTTCCAACATACATATTCCGTGTCATGGGAGTGATTGTCGGTGGGCGGATACGCGAGGATTCAGAAGTTCTGGTGTTTGTGCGCTGTGTTGCGACGGCACTGGTTGCAGGCGTGATCGCACAGCTTATTCTGTATCCGAACGGGGAGCTCGCAAACTCCCCGATGTGGCTTCGTATTGGATCGGCAGCTGCCGGATTCATCGCTTATCTTATCGCGGGCAAGCGCTTGCTTGTCGGTATTATGGTGGCTGAAGCGCTGCTGATTGCCGGATTGTTGAGCTTATAA
- a CDS encoding HIT family protein — protein sequence MSATYDDNNIFAKILRGEIPSTRVYETDDVVAFMDVMPQGTGHTLIVPKAPSRNLLDAKPETLAEAIKAVQKIANAVKKAFDADGVTVIQFNESAAGQTVYHLHFHVIPRFEGVELKPHTGKMEDAAVLTANAEKIRAAL from the coding sequence ATGTCCGCTACCTATGATGACAACAACATCTTTGCAAAAATCCTGCGCGGCGAGATTCCGTCAACGCGCGTTTATGAAACGGATGATGTTGTGGCATTCATGGATGTCATGCCGCAGGGAACAGGCCACACGCTGATTGTTCCAAAAGCGCCATCACGCAACCTCCTTGATGCAAAGCCGGAAACGCTCGCGGAAGCTATCAAAGCCGTGCAGAAGATCGCAAATGCCGTGAAGAAGGCTTTTGACGCGGATGGCGTCACTGTCATTCAATTCAATGAATCGGCAGCAGGGCAGACGGTTTACCATCTGCACTTCCACGTTATCCCGCGTTTTGAAGGTGTAGAACTGAAGCCTCATACCGGAAAAATGGAAGACGCTGCCGTTCTTACAGCAAATGCTGAGAAAATCCGCGCAGCACTTTGA
- the clpS gene encoding ATP-dependent Clp protease adapter ClpS gives MRHFNPVMQSKTNGGNGPDNGTVVVTRTQPKTKKPSLYRVLLLNDDYTPMEFVIHVLQRFFQKNVDDATRIMLHVHNHGVGECGVFTYEVAETKVSQVMDFARQNQHPLQCVMEKK, from the coding sequence ATGAGGCATTTTAATCCAGTCATGCAAAGCAAGACCAACGGCGGGAACGGACCGGATAATGGTACCGTTGTGGTCACGCGCACGCAGCCTAAAACCAAAAAGCCTAGCCTCTATCGCGTTCTGCTTCTCAATGATGACTATACTCCTATGGAGTTTGTCATTCATGTCCTGCAACGTTTTTTTCAAAAGAATGTGGACGACGCGACGCGTATCATGTTGCATGTTCATAACCACGGTGTCGGTGAGTGCGGCGTATTCACTTACGAAGTTGCCGAAACCAAGGTTAGCCAGGTCATGGATTTTGCCCGCCAAAACCAGCATCCATTACAATGTGTAATGGAGAAAAAGTGA
- a CDS encoding AzlC family ABC transporter permease gives MSSFIGFSGLAIESGITVGQAVFMTLTIWALPAKVVLIGAISAGASIPAAALAVGLSSVRLMPMVVALLPELKGPKTRKLTLAALCHFVAVTAWVMAMEELRNVPRNMRTSYFAGIGSVLVGTNALVVALVYMLSASFPPVVFAALFMLTPMYFLTSLWRSARERAGQIAMVSGIVLFPIFHQFAPGYDLLLTGIFGGLISFAFHRSRKASEEALQ, from the coding sequence ATGAGTTCCTTTATTGGCTTTTCAGGACTAGCAATCGAAAGTGGCATAACAGTCGGACAAGCGGTGTTTATGACGCTGACCATCTGGGCTTTGCCCGCAAAGGTGGTGCTCATTGGCGCGATCAGTGCCGGGGCATCCATTCCCGCAGCGGCCTTGGCTGTAGGATTGTCATCTGTTCGCCTAATGCCGATGGTGGTGGCGCTTTTACCGGAATTGAAAGGCCCAAAGACACGCAAGCTGACGCTTGCAGCCCTATGCCATTTTGTAGCGGTGACTGCTTGGGTCATGGCAATGGAAGAGCTGCGTAACGTGCCGCGCAATATGCGGACTAGTTATTTTGCGGGTATCGGCTCTGTTCTCGTCGGCACGAATGCGCTTGTGGTCGCTCTGGTTTACATGCTTTCCGCGTCATTTCCGCCGGTGGTGTTTGCAGCGCTTTTCATGCTGACACCGATGTACTTTTTGACGTCGCTTTGGCGTTCGGCGCGTGAACGGGCCGGGCAAATTGCCATGGTCTCCGGTATCGTCCTTTTCCCGATCTTCCACCAGTTTGCGCCCGGCTATGATCTACTTCTGACTGGTATTTTCGGCGGACTGATTTCATTCGCCTTTCACCGCTCGCGCAAGGCGAGCGAGGAGGCTCTGCAATGA
- a CDS encoding SPOR domain-containing protein: MRTAFSKVAYVLKRAAQASLLLAVVTGCSTASTTVPAVANDRYAAIVVDANTGKTLFASNADAKRYPASLTKMMTIYMLLEAMQTGRINKDTRIPVSAYAAARPPTKIGFKKGQNIRVEDAILAMVTKSANDVAAASGEFLGGSEERFAQMMTAKARRLGMSNTTFRNASGLPNMQQVTTARDMAILSIALRQHFPREFSYFSRSSFEYRGQTIRGHNRLLGRIEGVDGIKTGYTNASGYNLASSVNLDGRRIVAVVMGGNTGASRDAHMAQLIKKYLPIATRGRVSEPLIAMRSEVPQVVASATLPKARNAPVPVARQVVAVADVINNESGEGDIEQPQVLALAAPTQRPAAMAAQAAVRPTPKAAVPSAPAHEIDPVTTASAPASGGWAIQVGSLPSEGQARDMLTKVSSSVGAPLRSASPYTETFVKGNATFYRARFVGFSSKQAAWDACASLKKKNFGCYAVAN; encoded by the coding sequence GTGCGTACCGCATTCAGTAAAGTCGCATATGTATTGAAAAGAGCAGCTCAAGCTTCTCTTCTTCTTGCTGTCGTAACAGGCTGCTCCACAGCTTCAACCACAGTTCCTGCTGTGGCCAATGACAGATATGCCGCAATCGTTGTCGATGCCAACACAGGTAAAACCCTGTTTGCTTCAAACGCGGACGCAAAACGTTACCCTGCGTCTCTGACCAAGATGATGACGATCTACATGCTGCTTGAAGCTATGCAGACTGGCCGCATCAACAAAGACACTCGCATTCCAGTCTCTGCCTATGCGGCGGCGCGGCCACCGACAAAGATCGGCTTTAAAAAAGGTCAGAACATTCGCGTTGAGGATGCAATCCTTGCAATGGTGACAAAGTCTGCGAATGACGTTGCAGCGGCATCCGGCGAATTCCTTGGCGGATCGGAAGAACGCTTTGCCCAGATGATGACCGCAAAAGCTCGTCGCCTGGGCATGAGCAACACCACATTCCGCAATGCTTCCGGCCTGCCGAATATGCAGCAAGTAACAACTGCACGCGATATGGCGATACTCAGCATCGCGCTTCGTCAGCATTTCCCGCGCGAGTTTTCATACTTCTCACGCAGCAGTTTTGAATATCGTGGCCAAACCATTCGCGGCCACAACCGTCTTCTTGGTCGCATCGAAGGCGTCGACGGCATTAAGACAGGCTACACCAATGCTTCCGGTTACAACCTGGCTTCATCTGTCAACCTTGATGGTCGACGTATCGTAGCTGTTGTCATGGGTGGCAATACCGGTGCAAGCCGCGACGCCCACATGGCGCAGCTCATTAAAAAATACCTGCCAATAGCAACGCGTGGCCGCGTTTCCGAACCTCTGATTGCGATGCGCAGCGAAGTGCCTCAGGTCGTTGCTTCTGCAACGCTTCCAAAGGCACGCAATGCGCCTGTTCCGGTAGCACGTCAGGTCGTCGCCGTCGCAGATGTTATCAACAATGAAAGCGGTGAAGGCGACATTGAGCAACCTCAGGTTCTGGCTCTTGCCGCTCCAACTCAGCGTCCGGCTGCAATGGCCGCGCAGGCAGCGGTTCGCCCTACACCAAAGGCTGCGGTACCTTCTGCACCAGCACATGAAATTGACCCGGTTACAACCGCGTCGGCCCCCGCATCCGGCGGTTGGGCAATTCAGGTCGGATCCCTGCCAAGTGAAGGTCAGGCCCGCGATATGCTGACCAAGGTTTCTTCGTCAGTTGGCGCTCCACTACGTTCGGCTTCGCCTTACACCGAGACTTTCGTAAAGGGTAACGCCACTTTCTACCGTGCCCGTTTCGTCGGCTTCTCGTCAAAACAAGCAGCATGGGATGCATGTGCATCACTCAAAAAGAAGAACTTTGGCTGCTACGCAGTCGCAAACTAA